The DNA segment ACCGAAGTATACCAAGAGAGGAGGGGAAGAAGAACCCAAGTGTACCAAGAGAGGAGAAGAAAGGACAACTAGGAGAACTGAAGTGTGCTAGAGAAGAGTCCCAGTACacaaatagccaaaaaaaaaaaaaaaaaatatcttctgtcaataatttctcctttttcttcatCGTTTAACTTAGATTCAAAGAAGCAACTACTTCTCGCATGGTTACCTTAGTGCCTCTCCCTCCGAAGTGGGCACCTTCTTGAAATTGCTCCCCCTCGCGTCATTGTTTTGCTGGAGCAGTCACTTTCGAATTGATCATCGAGTAGTGAAATGTGTTCTAACATCTTTTCTTCACCTAGTTGTGAGCTTGTAACTTATTTAACTCTTCCACTTTGACATGTTTCTCTAGAATTTAATATTATAATAACTGTCATTTACTTTGTTATCAAAAAATTTCAGCGCATAATAATAGTCTTTGGCTTTATTATTTTGCATTGAGATTTTCTTCGCTACTGATAGAGTTTTTTGTTGCAAATGACAAACTTTGTCCTGTTCCTGGATTTGCAGCAATACTTGCTGAAAGCGCAGGAAGAGAAATCCCCTGAGGCAGCAAAACCAGTGGAAGAAACTGAGGTTAAGACCCCTTCAGCTGCCCCAACTGAAGAAGTTATTTCCAAAACTGAGGAAGATCCAGTGGTTGAGAGCACTGAAGTTTCCCCTGCACCTGAGGAAAACAGTGAAGCTGCAGCTGAAGCCTCTCCACCTGTCGAGGCTTCCAGTGATGAAAGCAGCGAAAGTACTGAAGATGAGACCTCGGGAAATGAGGGATCTGCTGTTGAAACCCCTGAGATTAAGGTTAGATATGTTAACCATTAATGTTGACTCCTTTTACTAGTGCTGATATGCATTGACGGTATTCTGTTGTTTATGTTATGATCGGCAATCAGCTTGAGACAGCGCCTGCTGACTTCCGCTTCCCTACTACAAATCAGACAAGGCACTGCTTTACCAGATATGTCGAATATCATCGGTCAGTAAACGCAGCTATACTAGCCATTCCTCTTGTGTTTCTTTCTGTGTATCTTGTATTCTAAATCTATTGGAGTAATAAAGTTTCATTTATGTACAATTGGTTTGTCTTTCAGTTGTGTAGCTGCAAAGGGTGAAGGTGCACCTGAGTGTGACAAATTTGCCAAGTACTACCGTTCCCTTTGCCCTGGTGAATGGGTATGTTTGTTTTATAGCTTTGGATCTTCATAGTTATATGCTTTTGGAAGAATGCTAAATTGTCTTGATTCCCGTGTTTAACTAATCTTTTGGCAAATATGGGATAAATTATGTACTAGGTGTCTGCTAACGAGACGGAATTCCCATTGAGCAGTGGATGGACAGGTTGAATTTTAATGTGGATTTGACACTATGAGTCGAAACTGTTAGAACTTTAAATCACTAAGGTGGTCCTATGGTTCATGAACATGTAATGTTGGAATTGTAATGCAGAACTTTGTTATCATAATTTCGGGATGGGAGGAGGGGAGGCATGGTGAGGCTTTGATTGAGATCTCGTGAATTATAGACAACAAAACAAGTGAGTCTAGGGAAGAAAGGAGGGATTGGTTGACACTTGTCACGGGCAGTTGGAAAAATCCAAATATGGGAGGGAAGGAGGGATGGGGAGGGAGTTAGAGATCTGCTCAGCTGCTCTCAATATCCTGCAGTAAAGAGGAAGATGGATACTTTTCTGTCTTTGATATATAGGAGAGCCGAGCTGTGCAAAATCTGGGGGCATGATTTCTTGGGCAGTATTTCATATCAGCTGAAATGGGAAAACACATCCATTGACATTTGAGTTTGGTCTTTCAATCTTTTTGCTGAAACTGCAGGAAAAGACTTGTGCTTGTGGATTTAAATCCCTAGGGCCATCCTAGGAGACCCAATCAGGTAGTAACCACCAGGATGACATCCTAACCCGAGCCCCACATTCCAATATATAGGTTTTTACAGGACTTTCTTCGTAACGCGCTTTCATGTAAAATTGTCTTGATTGTATATACACTCTGGAAGGTGGCGGTGAAAGTTTGGAATTAAATGAAGTAGTGACTTTCTGGTGTGTATGGCTGGAGCATTGTTGTCAGCAATGTGGCAGTCATGAAATTACTAGGAGAACTTGGTATTGATCTTGATATGCCCTTGATGCTAGCTCGGTTGAGGGTTCAAGCGTAGCAATGTAGTGACACAGTTTCCTGGTGGAGTTACCGTGAGTGAAGTTAGCAATTTAAGTATTCTGCGGGTAGTGATTGTGGTGGACATGGCTGAGATGTGCACTATTGAGCGGTTACAGCTATGATCCCTAATACTAATTGTGTTAGTCAGATGTAGCCAGTAGTATCAAATGCTTGAGTGAGGATATCTTTTTGTGGAGCACAGCCTAAAACAAGATTAAACTAAAATATTACCAAATAGGCCTTatcaaaaaacaaaaattaccaaATAAAGACCTTGTCATTTGTTAGATAGTTTTTCTGGCTAACACACAGGCAGTTTTTCTGGCTAACACGTGATATCTTCTTAAATCGTAAACTTTTGGCTCTGGTGGTAATTCTATTTTATGTGCCCTTACAATCTCATGTTGTCAGCTTCATGTGTTCTTCGTTGCTTTTGATAATGGCTGCAGATTGACAGATGGAATGAGCAGAGAGAGAATGGCACCTTTCCCGGACCATTGTAAGTTGTGGTGCCCAATTGTTCTCGTCCTTGCTGCATCTGAATTCCCAAATGAATGGGGACTCCATTTTTGTTATCAATAAATTTTGCCGTGCTTATTGGAACTAGTTCAAGCCTTCAATGAGTTCGCAGCTACAAAAAAGTTGTTTTGGATCATCTCTTACTGAGTTATCATCTTCCTAAATACAATTTTCACGCATCAGTCTCTTGTAGTTTACTTGTGATGAATCATCTATTGTTCACATTTTATAAACGATTCGAACTGATGGCTAATATCACACAAATAATGCTTATTTTTCCATCCCTATATTTAGATCCTCTCACATGGCATGTGCCACCTCATACCTCATGCCAAATATCTGCTCATGGGATTTCTAGCCATTGTTCTCATTATACGAAGAAGATTATAGTTTTAATCTAGCGAGTAGTAGAAATATAAGATCTCAATAATCTGGTTTAAAGATTTTTACGATAGAAACAAGGAAAACCTGTCTTTCCTTCCAGGGAAAGCTGGTTTCAAACTGTGAGTTTGCCTCAGTGGTAGGACTTGTCTAAGGTTATCTTGTCATGCACCAGCCTAAATAAGATACACCTCTATGCTTGAATAAACAATAATTTATTGACGAAACTAGCAATTATCGCCATTATTCTGTGCTGCTTGCTCGTGAGTTTAGAGAACTATGAGAATTGCACGATTGAGTGCCCTTAGGCTCTGAAAATCTTTATTAATGGGTTATTAAAATGGTCAGTTCTCCATCTGGAATTTTGCTCCCTTAATGTGTATGGGAGATTCTACAGTTTTGCATCTTGCACCCCTTATGCATGCACTAAACAAAAAACTATTGTGGCTAACAAATAGAAAAAGAATCATGAACGATtctggctaggcatgcaccaaagGGATTGTATTATCTCATCGAACTATAAACATAGCATAGGAAAAGCAACAATTTTGCTTGACCATGTGCATAGGATAATTTCCTTTCGAGATGAGCTGATCGCCCCTAAGCTTCGCCTCTAGGGCGGCAATCTGGTCCATGCAATAGCAATACATCGGTATGCCTAAGTCTCTCAAATATTTTTGGGGATAACTAGAACCAGAGAAACTTTAGAGGGTAGCTGAAATGATATGTTACCAAAAGCCAAAAACATAACTCCTAATCAAAATTGGTGGAAAGAGAATAGACTGGATAGTACCACCAGAGAGATAGGCGTCTACGTGGAGACGCAACTAGCAGGTAGATAGATAGATAACTACATTAAGAGTGCAAACAGAAGGAACTCAAGATACCAGGCCTTTATGAAGGCACTACACTTGCAAATTTAAAAACCAAGTAGAACAACAAAAGGGGTCAGTCAAACTCAAGGCAACATCCTTAAATTTTAAATCAATTTCCTAAAGGACACCAAGTATTCTTGAATGACAACTTAAGTGGTGGGGTCGATATCCTAATAATAGTAATCCTGAAGAAATGATAGACTATGTCACCTAAACTCAAATCCACCAAATGCTTGGTTTTAAGCTACAAGTCTAAGGAACAGACCAAAGACCTTGCACTAGCAGCATCAGTAATAACAACCAATCAAATGGAGAAAGGCGTTGAAATGAGAAATACCAACAATGTCTGATGACACAGCATCAAATTTCCAGAACCTGACATTCATCAAGATCTAC comes from the Nicotiana sylvestris chromosome 4, ASM39365v2, whole genome shotgun sequence genome and includes:
- the LOC104245930 gene encoding cytochrome c oxidase subunit 6b-1-like is translated as MAEVDTSNAPSLSEQYLLKAQEEKSPEAAKPVEETEVKTPSAAPTEEVISKTEEDPVVESTEVSPAPEENSEAAAEASPPVEASSDESSESTEDETSGNEGSAVETPEIKLETAPADFRFPTTNQTRHCFTRYVEYHRCVAAKGEGAPECDKFAKYYRSLCPGEWIDRWNEQRENGTFPGPL